A genomic region of Ruficoccus amylovorans contains the following coding sequences:
- the tnpB gene encoding IS66 family insertion sequence element accessory protein TnpB (TnpB, as the term is used for proteins encoded by IS66 family insertion elements, is considered an accessory protein, since TnpC, encoded by a neighboring gene, is a DDE family transposase.): MLSLPHQLRVFVAVEPVDMRKQFDGLWAVARDHLGEDPKGGALFAFTNKTRNRLKLLYFDGTGVWVFAKRIEQGRLSWPIGSDTRKLTITPAAMTMLMNGIDLKQGTLKAWYER; the protein is encoded by the coding sequence ATGCTGAGCTTGCCCCATCAGCTGCGAGTTTTTGTGGCGGTGGAGCCGGTGGACATGCGCAAGCAGTTTGACGGGCTGTGGGCGGTGGCACGGGACCACTTGGGCGAAGATCCCAAGGGCGGGGCGCTGTTCGCCTTTACGAACAAGACGCGCAACCGCCTAAAGCTGCTGTATTTTGACGGGACGGGGGTGTGGGTGTTTGCCAAGCGCATCGAGCAGGGGCGGCTGAGCTGGCCGATCGGCAGCGACACACGCAAGCTGACGATCACCCCGGCGGCGATGACCATGCTGATGAACGGCATCGACCTGAAGCAGGGGACGCTCAAGGCGTGGTACGAGCGTTAA
- the tnpA gene encoding IS66 family insertion sequence element accessory protein TnpA encodes MDLELVDTGAKRDSRGRRIESREERERLLESYDGSGLTQKAFARREGVAYNTLVYWLKQRRERSQAGGGVESKPLFHEMTVPSCGASLLEVCLPEGLILRGGDAQSLAALVKALRC; translated from the coding sequence ATGGATTTGGAGTTGGTGGATACGGGGGCGAAGCGCGACAGTCGGGGTCGTCGGATCGAGAGTCGTGAGGAGCGTGAGCGTTTACTTGAGAGCTACGATGGGAGCGGATTGACGCAGAAGGCCTTTGCGCGGCGCGAGGGAGTGGCCTACAACACGCTGGTGTACTGGCTCAAGCAGCGTCGCGAGCGCAGTCAGGCAGGTGGAGGCGTCGAGTCTAAACCTCTTTTCCATGAGATGACGGTGCCGTCCTGCGGGGCCTCTTTGTTGGAGGTATGTTTGCCGGAGGGGCTGATCTTGCGCGGGGGCGATGCGCAGTCGCTGGCGGCATTGGTCAAGGCGTTGCGATGCTGA